The region TTAGTGACTGTTCAACCTAAAGCCCAGGGGAGGTTTTGACAAGGAGTGGAAATGGGTTGAATTAGAATGAGATGTAGGTGTTAAATGTCGAATATTCCCTCACATGCCTGCGGACTTGAGATTTTTGATACGTAAGAAAATGTAGACATCGATATGAGAATATGCAAGACCAAGAGATGTATGTACACTACTGCTACGCCatgcttttccttctctcttccacctccacgGGCTCCTTTACTGATCGCAAGCCACCAACCATTAATTCTTTATGCTTATTGCTCCTCAAGCCTCAGCACAGCTACACTTTCCACATGCGCCGTCTGCGGGAAAAGATCGAACCCCCTCAAACTCTCTACTGTATATTTCCACCCTTTcacaccttcttcttttccttcactAACTTGTCCACGCTTGTTACTTTCATGGACGAGGTAACCCACATCCCTCGCTTGGGTGTGTACGTTACACGAGACATAGACAATAGTGAGAGGTCGGAAGTTGAGGAGTTGATCGAGGAAGGGGGTGTCGCAGCCTTTTCTTGGGGGCTGCATTTTCATTGGGTTAGTTTCGCTATcttgaaagaaggaagaaaagagaaaaaaggagtAAACTTACATCAACGACAACACAAGAATGTCTTCCCGCAAAACCCTGCTCGGCCAACCCTCCAAAGATATCCTCCGCTTTCCCACACAACCACGTCGTCTTATCCTTTAGCCCATTCATCTCCGCGTTCCTCTTCGCCGCTTCTATACTGAGCGAGGAAATCTCCACTCCAGCGACGGCAATGAATGACGGGGAGAGGGTGATGCCAAATAAACCGGAGCCGCAGTATGTGTCTACCAGGTGAGTTGGACGGGGGAGGTTGGGGTTGGGATTGGGGGCAAAGATGGCTTCTTGCACGTATGTAGTGAGCGGGATAAGAATTGAGTTGTTGTTCTGGAAGAAGCTCCCCGCTGTGAAGGAAAACAACCATGGCCCTACGCGTTCATACACTTGCGCCTTGTGATCCGTCACTGCTACATGTTCCTCCTCGCCCGCTTCTTGTACGTTCCATGGGTTCTCCGCTGTGGGTAAAGGTTCAGGTTCGAGAAGGGCATCACGTAAGAGGATGGTAGCGCCTTTTTTGTAGGACATGATGCTAGATTTGACTTGGGCACGAGAAAGGGTGAGTTGGGTATTGAGTACGGGCGTGGCAATGGGGCATTCTTCGATATCCATCACACCGGGTTTACCTTTACGTTCAAACCCGACTCTGCACTCCCATCCTTTCCTtgcttcatcctccgcGTTGAgtgcttcttcctccccagGAGACGCTGCTTCCGCTTGAAGCTTGACGagcttttcctttgcccATTTAGGAGGGGCATCAAAATGTGGGGTGATCTTGGTACGGTACCCCCACTGTTTAGGAGAACCGATGGTGGGTAAGATGGTAGGTACTAGAGAAGACGGTAAAGTGGAGAATCGTTCATATGCAAGTTGGACAGTGCGCAGTTTATGTTGGAGTTGGAGGTGATAAGGTACAGGTTGAAGCTGACATCCGCCGCATTCTCCAAAGTACTTGCAACCCGCATCGGGGTTGACCCGTCTATCGCCCTCACCGCCTCGGTAAGTATCGCTGTACTCTAGGATTTCGACGAGGTCGGCGAGGCAATGGAGACGATCGTGCTTGTAGATTTTGGCGCGGATACGGTCGCCAGGGTGAGCAAATGGTGTGATGATGGCCCATTTCTTCTCGCCGGATTGGAATAACGACAGAGATTCGCCTATCGTAAAAGTTAGCGGGTTGATTTTATATatgaaaaaagagagaTAAACCCCACCCGAAACGGTAAAAGCACCGGCAGTCAATTCGATAACCACAAAACTCCCCAACTCGCTCGGTGCCTCCCATtcacttccatccttcttaGCCAACAACTCGTCGACATACTCTGGTCCGAGGAAATCACGAACATCATGCCACATGACATCTGCCGGAGAGAATGGTTCCGGCAAGGgctttcttccctttcgcCTGTCTCTCTTTGTTTGTTTCTtgggctgctgctgaggcTTTGACGGTTCCGCAAAGAGAGCATTGACGGGAGCCTCTGTGACGTGCGTAAAGTCTGCAGGTAGTTCCTGTTTGAAACGCTTTGCGGGAGGCGAGCGGATGGGGCTGGTGGTCATTGTGAATGTTCTAGTACGAGCTACTATGGATATAAGACGCCTTGGGATAAGACTTTTCAACATTTATCTCGTCGCAGCTTGCAACTTTTTGTAAACAAACCGGCCAATCCCCTCCAAGACGTTTGTGAATTtttggtggaggcggaAGGTTATTTATATCTTAATTAAATATTGATTGACCTTAATTAATGCCTTAACCAGGCCGCGTCACTCTCCGCTGCACCCAAgtcgccatcttctctttccactGAGATACAcatatcttcttcctcagatTGTCAGTATATCCTCAATACTGCTCACCAACAATGTCAGCCGAAGCATCAACTTCTCAGCAAGTAGTCGCTCCTCAGGGAATGGCCCCGGAAAAGTACCAGGCGATCAACGCTTACCGTGATGTGAGTCAAGCAGGTCATTCGCCGTTCGTGGAGTACTAACACCATTGCAGAAAGTCAAGGAGCACAGTCGATTATCTGAGCAGCTCAAGAATGGTGTGTAAAATCACATTGCCCGACCATCGCTAATGCGAAGAAACAGTCCGTTTAAACATCCGGACTCTTGGAAACGACTATGACAAGACGGAAGACGACATCAAGGCGCTTCAAAGTGTGGGTCAAATCATCGGTGAAGTATTGAAACAGCTTGACGATGAACGATGTATGTTTAATTTTGCCCACACAATCTGACACCGACACTAACCCACCCACAGTCATCGTCAAGGCATCTTCTGGGCCCCGATACGTCGTCTCCTACCGACCCACTTTACCCGTCCACAAGCTCAAACCCACCACCCGAGTCTCCCTCGACATGACAACCCTAACCATAATGCGTATCCTCCCCCGTGAAGTCGACCCTATGGTTTACAACATGTCTCTTGAAGATCCCGGATCGGCTTCTTTTGCCGGCATCGGTGGTTTGGGCGAACAAGTGAGAGAGTTGAGAGAGGTTATCGAGTTGCCTCTGATGAATCCCGAATTGTTCGAGGTGCGATCATCCCTATCTATTTTTTTTGGCGGGCAAAAGGGGCGATACTGATTTGATGGCAGCGAGTGGGTATCAACCCGCCCAAGGGTGTGTTGCTCTACGGTCCTCCTGGTACAGGAAAGACACTCCTCGCAAGAGCTGTAGCTGCTACTCTGAATACCAACTTTTTAAAAGTTGTCTCTTCAGCCGTACGTCTCCCATTCTTGTTAATTGCTTCCCCATCACCACTAATGCATACTGCTaacccttccctccttttctcgtAGATTGTCGACAAGTACATTGGTGAATCAGCACGTCTTATCCGAGAAATGTTTGCCTATGCCAGAGAACACGAGCCATGTGTCATTTTTATGGACGAAATCGATGCTATCGGAGGGAGGAGGTTCTCACAAGGAACAAGTGCGGATCGAGAGATCCAACGTACCCTTATGGAAGTGAGTCTAGTAttactccttctctttctaCCCGTCTTCTCTAACCGCTTTCCCCCTTAGCTTCTCAACCAAATGGACGGTTTTGAATCTCTTGGTCGCACCAAAATCATTATGGCCACCAATCGTCCCGACACGCTCGACCCCGCCCTCCTCCGTCCCGGCCGTCTCGATCGAAAGATTGAGATTCCCCTTCCTAACGAGCAAGGTCGGTTGGAGATTTTGAAAATTCATGCGAAAAAGGTGAACAAGAGTGGGGATATTGATTATGAGGCAATTGTGAAATTGAGTGATGGGTTTAATGGTGCTGATTTGAGGAATGTTTGTACCGAAGTAAGTCGTCTTTTTGCTTTCCCCTCTCTGTTGTAAGACAGGAATTTGACGGATTATTTgcattttttttctctaGGCCGGCATGTTTGCTATCCGAGATGATAGGGATGCTGTGGTCCAAGAAGACTTTATGAAGGCTGTCAGGAAACTAAACGAGGCAAAGAAACACGAGACTACTATGTGAGTATTAGTTATCTGCATGCTGACTTATTATCTTGAATGCTCATGTGATGTTAAAGGGATTATACTGCCATATAAGTTGGACCTACGGACATCCATAGAAAATTTTTGGAAATGTGGAAGGTGACCCAATGCGTGATGCATTCATACATGTAATATCGACTATCGACTATTGATATCGAAAACACTGGAGGATACTGCAACACGATACTAAGAACgacggagatgatgggGTTAGCAATGTGACCAATATGGCCGTAACCATACAGAATAATAAACATCACTTCCATTTTACTTATACCCACACCCCATCTCCCTTTGCCTGGTACCCTCGGTACGCGTGATCAAACACTTCTTGAACGCTTCCCACCTCTCCTCCGTCCATCgctctttgccttcttcttcccagaaTGTTTCTAACGATTGATCGAATTTGGTTCGTCTAGGCACAACGTACCTAACCATTACCCCGCCCCCGTCTTTACCGCTACCGTTCGATAGATGATAACAATTCCAAGCGATACAAAAATGAAGCCACATGGGTCGGATGTATTGTCTGGGGCCGACACGTCCAGAGACGTCGAGATCGTATATGATTACGAATGTGTTCGCGAACGCCAGGCCTTGATGTTTAGATGAAACAGGAGGGATCCGGGGTGAAGGtgaggggaaagaagatgaagaaggcaggGAAAagggttggaagaggagagagagtgtgtgagggaaggggatgatCGGGATAGGCGCGAAAAGGTCGAATGACAGATGAATTTTTACTTCCATCACTTTGACCTTTGTTGCTGATACCGAGTCCATCGCTGCAGAGCACAGCATATCCACTGCACAGGAAGTTCCCGTATCCGTCCAATCGTAGGCTCCATGCCGCCGGTAGACGTCTGGTGAGTTCGTCAGATCGAAGCAGAAGGATACGTTTCCTAAGTTAGGGCCGTCTCTGGATCCGAATCTTATGTAAGTGAAAAAGGTCTTGATGAATGGTGTCCAATAGTTCTTGATTGCTTGGGCCGACGGCAACACTTTggagcttgagcttgattGGTTGAAGGCGATGTCATTGATCAGTTGTTTTCCGAAATGGGCAATCTTGACATTTCCGAAAAGCGGTTTCGAGTTGTTTGATGGTTGGCCAAGGTCATGACGgtccttcctttccttgaGGACTTGAAGCAGCTCTCTCATACCTTGCGCATCCTTTATACTGATTTTCTCggccatcatcattgccTTCACTTTTCTCTCCCCACCCCTATCGCCAatcccatcttcatcctctgttTTTGCCCTAGCAAACCCTTTGAGCAACCCATCAACCAGACCTCCTTTGATTACCAAACACTGGTAAATTAGCCCAACATACCGATCATAGCACAGTTTATTGAGTCGACAAGCTAAAAGCGGCTCGAGATGGTCTGTTATGCGAAACAGGATGAGAGGGTAATCGGCAAGATTGACTCCGAAGCGAAAAGTAGCGAGATGAGGAACGCGGGCGGCGCAGGGATAGCTGCCAGGGATAAAAGGATGTTCAGCAGGCTTCTGCGCATACTCAATCCTCGTGGCCTTGGGAACCCGCGATGCCCTTCGAGCAACCACAACTTTCTGGATCAACCTCCTTGTCACCTCCAAAGCAGATACTGACCCATCCAGAGCCCCGCCAATTAGTCTCAAAACCAGTATTACGACTTGCAAGAACCGTTCAAGGGAGCTGAAAGGTAAGTTTGAATACGGGCGAGAAGGGGTATGCAGGAGGAGAATGTGAGATTTGTGTTTCACGGTCTGGACTGGTAGCTCGTCGTCAGGAGGGGTTAGGATGATAGATGGCGATTCTGGGATACCCAGAGGGGGCCGAGGACGACGAAAAGGTGTAGTTACTACGTTAGAAATGGGGATAGAGCCTTGTGCGCTCGGGCTGGGTACGTTGTAATTGGGTGTCGAGTTTGACGCCGCATATGCAGGAGATGGGGTTACAAAGGTGTCGTAGGTCGGAGATTTGATAGGAGTCCGACGAGTGGAGGAATAAACAATCCTCAGAGCTGCGGTTGGCATCTTTTTATAAGGGTCGTGATTATCCACGTTATATTTGCGTGGCGCAGTAAGGTCGATAGATTTCAAAACTGTAGAAAGGGATGGGTCGGCGTTATCGGATAGCTCGAGTTGCGCTATGACTTCACGTTCTGATCTGGGCACAATAGTCCAATCAGTCAAATTCTCTCCTGCTTcactttttcctcctccttccccagcAATGGGTTGAGAGGtagacgatgaagaaatggTGTTGGAATATTGAAATTCAAGCTCCTTGCGTCATAAAATATGGGTGCGGGCTTTGATCTTGTTGATCAACgaggagggatggaaaggagaaatTGATGTCGCTGAAGGGATAGACAGGTAAAGAGGTTTGAACGACAGGCTATTGGACATGTTAGGTACAGTATCCAGGTCCTGTGGGGAATGAAGCTTACTACACAGTGTAAGGCTCACACTTGTATGTTCCGTTACACAAGACACACAAGGGTAAACAAGGCTTACACTCGTGTTCCGTTACACAACGCAGGAAAGGAAACTCGGTAAACGAAGTTGGAGACT is a window of Cryptococcus neoformans var. neoformans JEC21 chromosome 10 sequence DNA encoding:
- a CDS encoding tRNA methyltransferase, putative — encoded protein: MLKSLIPRRLISIVARTRTFTMTTSPIRSPPAKRFKQELPADFTHVTEAPVNALFAEPSKPQQQPKKQTKRDRRKGRKPLPEPFSPADVMWHDVRDFLGPEYVDELLAKKDGSEWEAPSELGSFVVIELTAGAFTVSGESLSLFQSGEKKWAIITPFAHPGDRIRAKIYKHDRLHCLADLVEILEYSDTYRGGEGDRRVNPDAGCKYFGECGGCQLQPVPYHLQLQHKLRTVQLAYERFSTLPSSLVPTILPTIGSPKQWGYRTKITPHFDAPPKWAKEKLVKLQAEAASPGEEEALNAEDEARKGWECRVGFERKGKPGVMDIEECPIATPVLNTQLTLSRAQVKSSIMSYKKGATILLRDALLEPEPLPTAENPWNVQEAGEEEHVAVTDHKAQVYERVGPWLFSFTAGSFFQNNNSILIPLTTYVQEAIFAPNPNPNLPRPTHLVDTYCGSGLFGITLSPSFIAVAGVEISSLSIEAAKRNAEMNGLKDKTTWLCGKAEDIFGGLAEQGFAGRHSCVVVDPPRKGCDTPFLDQLLNFRPLTIVYVSCNVHTQARDVGYLVHESNKRGQVSEGKEEGVKGWKYTVESLRGFDLFPQTAHVESVAVLRLEEQ
- a CDS encoding ATPase, putative, with amino-acid sequence MSAEASTSQQVVAPQGMAPEKYQAINAYRDKVKEHSRLSEQLKNVRLNIRTLGNDYDKTEDDIKALQSVGQIIGEVLKQLDDERFIVKASSGPRYVVSYRPTLPVHKLKPTTRVSLDMTTLTIMRILPREVDPMVYNMSLEDPGSASFAGIGGLGEQVRELREVIELPLMNPELFERVGINPPKGVLLYGPPGTGKTLLARAVAATLNTNFLKVVSSAIVDKYIGESARLIREMFAYAREHEPCVIFMDEIDAIGGRRFSQGTSADREIQRTLMELLNQMDGFESLGRTKIIMATNRPDTLDPALLRPGRLDRKIEIPLPNEQGRLEILKIHAKKVNKSGDIDYEAIVKLSDGFNGADLRNVCTEAGMFAIRDDRDAVVQEDFMKAVRKLNEAKKHETTMDYTAI
- a CDS encoding expressed protein, whose product is MPTAALRIVYSSTRRTPIKSPTYDTFVTPSPAYAASNSTPNYNVPSPSAQGSIPISNVVTTPFRRPRPPLGIPESPSIILTPPDDELPVQTVKHKSHILLLHTPSRPYSNLPFSSLERFLQVVILVLRLIGGALDGSVSALEVTRRLIQKVVVARRASRVPKATRIEYAQKPAEHPFIPGSYPCAARVPHLATFRFGVNLADYPLILFRITDHLEPLLACRLNKLCYDRYVGLIYQCLVIKGGLVDGLLKGFARAKTEDEDGIGDRGGERKVKAMMMAEKISIKDAQGMRELLQVLKERKDRHDLGQPSNNSKPLFGNVKIAHFGKQLINDIAFNQSSSSSKVLPSAQAIKNYWTPFIKTFFTYIRFGSRDGPNLGNVSFCFDLTNSPDVYRRHGAYDWTDTGTSCAVDMLCSAAMDSVSATKVKVMEVKIHLSFDLFAPIPIIPFPHTLSLLFQPFSLPSSSSFPSPSPRIPPVSSKHQGLAFANTFVIIYDLDVSGRVGPRQYIRPMWLHFCIAWNCYHLSNGSGKDGGGVMVRYVVPRRTKFDQSLETFWEEEGKERWTEERWEAFKKCLITRTEGTRQREMGCGYK